The Salinivibrio kushneri genomic interval GTGTCATCATCGCTTTGGTTGCAGTGTCTTGAACGTCTTCAAGATGATTTACCTGCGACAGAATTCAGTATGTGGGTACGGCCACTTCAGGCCGAGCTCAATGACAATACGTTGACCCTCTTTGCCCCAAACCGTTTTGTGCTTGATTGGGTGCGAGATAAGTATCTGCATCAAATTAACCAATTGCTGAACGAGTTTTGTGGTGTCGACGTACCCATGCTGCGCTTTGAGGTGGGGAGTAAACCGGTTGCCGCGACGCCGCAAGCGGCACCTGCCGGTCCTGCCGCTGCGCCCGCGCCGCAACAAGCCGCGCCTGCGCCGCCGCAAGGACGCGTGTGGGAGCCTGCCCCGTCGCCGGTGCAATCGGATGTTAATCATCGCTCCAACGTCAACCCCAAACACAAGTTCAATAACTTTGTTGAGGGTAAATCTAACCAGTTAGCCTTGGCGGCCGCGCGTCAGGTCTCAGATAATCCGGGTGCTGCCTACAACCCGCTTTTTCTGTATGGCGGCACGGGTTTAGGTAAAACGCACTTATTGCATGCGGTGGGGAATGCCATTTCTGATCGCAAAGCGGATGCGCGTGTGGTGTACATGCACTCAGAGCGCTTTGTGCAAGATATGGTCAAAGCGCTACAAAACAACGCGATTGAAGAATTTAAGCGTTATTACCGCAGTGTCGATGCATTGTTGATCGATGACATTCAATTTTTTGCCAACAAAGAACGGTCACAAGAAGAATTCTTCCATACCTTTAATGCGTTGCTCGAGGGGAACCAGCAGATCATTCTCACCTCCGACCGCTATCCTAAAGAGATAAACGGGGTCGAGGATCGCTTAAAATCGCGATTTGGTTGGGGCCTGACCGTGGCGATTGAGCCGCCTGAGCTGGAAACCCGCGTGGCTATTTTGATGAAAAAAGCGGAAGACCATGCCATTCGTTTACCTGATGAGGTGGCGTTCTTTATCGCAAAGCGTCTGCGCTCAAACGTGCGTGAACTGGAAGGGGCGCTTAACCGGGTGATCGCTAATGCCAACTTTACCGGGCGAGCGATCACCATCGATTTCGTGCGTGAAGCCCTGCGCGATCTGCTCGCCTTGCAAGAAAAATTGGTCACCATCGATAATATCCAGAAAACCGTGGCTGAATATTATAAAATTAAGATGGCAGACTTGTT includes:
- the dnaA gene encoding chromosomal replication initiator protein DnaA, which gives rise to MSSSLWLQCLERLQDDLPATEFSMWVRPLQAELNDNTLTLFAPNRFVLDWVRDKYLHQINQLLNEFCGVDVPMLRFEVGSKPVAATPQAAPAGPAAAPAPQQAAPAPPQGRVWEPAPSPVQSDVNHRSNVNPKHKFNNFVEGKSNQLALAAARQVSDNPGAAYNPLFLYGGTGLGKTHLLHAVGNAISDRKADARVVYMHSERFVQDMVKALQNNAIEEFKRYYRSVDALLIDDIQFFANKERSQEEFFHTFNALLEGNQQIILTSDRYPKEINGVEDRLKSRFGWGLTVAIEPPELETRVAILMKKAEDHAIRLPDEVAFFIAKRLRSNVRELEGALNRVIANANFTGRAITIDFVREALRDLLALQEKLVTIDNIQKTVAEYYKIKMADLLSKRRSRSVARPRQMAMALAKELTNHSLPEIGDAFGGRDHTTVLHACRKIEQLREESHDIKEDYSNLIRTLSS